taaaataaaatattattaactattatattttaaagtattattatttattttaatttatagatttattaaaatattaatatatatttttagtttctatgaaatattattattctattaaCTACTATCAAttgcaaaatattattatttatttaaacaaaatataattattaatatccatattttataaaatattattattccttaaaaaaatacatgatttatgttttattatcaatatcaccatttatcaaatttatcatcaccttattattattcattctcttagtaattttttttataatttaatattcattttaaattaaaattaaaatttatgtgaaattttaaaatattacaattcattcttaaaaattttaaaatattattatttatttatttttatcaaataatataattttattttttcatttagaaatttGACTGTTTGAAAAGCtttttatggaaggaaaaaaaatgaaaaagaaaaaaaaaatgaaaatggatgcATTTAGGAAATGAGATTGGGTATTATAAACTAAGTGGCATGCCATTCTAGaaggaattttaaaagtaatgGCTATGGCATGGATGTTGATGTGTTAGGTTaaagttgacaattttgtttcatcATTGGATCAAATTTGACACGTCATATGTTTCAAAGGGTTTTACtaattatacttatttttttagttgttttagaTTTGATTTAAATCCGAAGCAACATATGTATATTCAAATGTCTTTCAAATGTATGATTAAATGTTTATAGAATGTTCCAATGCTCATTGGAGGATGTTTGGACACTAGTGTCTCCTTCGtttttttaagtcttttttATTCGTTGGACTCGTTAacaagtttaattttaaaaccataCTTCAAACACCCATGTAGGTTTTGATATAAAAAcctaattttctaaattaaaaataatgcatATGAATTGatagttattttgataaaaagatAAGTTACATCGATTACGTAATTTTGACATAGTGTTgaataattcattaaaaaatatgaagtgTTACATCAAggacaaaaagggaaaatgtaGGCACTAACCCATTTGTAACCTAATCATATAATTTATTCTTATGGTCGTTtagattatgatttttttaatatctataaTTTTTGGGAGATTTTGtatatagtttatttttaaaaataaaaaataaaaattatgaaattttatctGAGAGctcaaatatgacaaaaaagaCTTTTAAGCGGGGTTcttaaattaattctaaattatttttaagaataaaatttaaaaattcaaataggaaaataaaattttcaacttattCTACATATTGTatacttatataaaatataattttttttaaaaaaatattcttcctatttttaattgttgaatAAGAAACATATGAAtacacttcaaattttttttaaatgataatttatttttgaaacaaattatttttagttaatttttttttcaatgttttgaaaattaaaaaacttattttctttttatgttatattacagttttttattataaagaaaaaaaaaattaagtacaGGTGGACCCACGCTTCTAAATAGTTGGGTGCCAGTAAAGCTGGGCCAGCCCAAGCCCTTAAAATGGATATTAGTACCTTCCAGCTGGTGGTGATGGAGTCCAACCCGGCAGGGGTTACCAAGGACCAACATTGCAAAAATATCTACGAtcattaaaaaggaaaggcaaATGTTGGATAATTATCGGACTGTTTTAAGGTAGAAGGTATTTGAGGTAGATATTTTTGTAGAAAAGCATTCAGGGAGGTATGTTTCGAAATCGAGGAAGGCTTTTACTGGAAGACCCATACAGCAAAATCATGGCCCAAGTCTGGTGTGATCATATTCCTAGCCCCATGGGAGTTTGGGCCAAGGGTTAACCACTGCGTGAAGCCCATTTGCACCCCGGGCTCTCCCAATGGGGCCTTTAGATTGGATCAGAGAACCATAAATCAAGTAGGTGTGAGAGTGATGCCAATTCTTAGTTGGGTTTAACCCAACGGGCTTCGATTTTCATCACTCCTTACCATTTTggtattttccaaatattattaCATTCACAAGTTCTATAATTTTGGTTTCGGGTCCAAAATGTTTAATAACGGTTTTTTTCTCAGACCCAAAATGAATAATATCCACACATAAAAAGTAAAACACAACTTACAAAAAACTAAACTTAGAATCTCATAAAAGCATTTGATCccaaaaataacatgtttttcACATGAAACAGAGAGATCTAAGGGGATCAAACGTGGTGGCCAGTGGCCAGTACAGTTAGGGGCTGTTCAGAGGGGTTTCATTTCATGTGGGGTGATGGAGATCTTGATATAGATCATGAAGCATTCTACAAATCTTACAAACAAAGATTACGTAATGATTCGGGTGTTCATATATAGATTTAGCTCCACTCTGACCCACTAGCTTCCGAGTCAATAAAAGCATATATAGTAATAGTAAAACAGCTCCCATTTCCCCAGATACGACTCCGGCGGTGTTAGGGAACATGAGTGTAGCACTCAGCCACTAGCCATGTCTCCCACAAAACTTTATCCTTTGCTTACATTTGGTGACCCACTCCTAAAAGTCCAATTAATTAGGTACAAACACTAAATCTCCAGTACCACTATCAAATCAATGGCCACCCCCCACCACAACACAACTACAAATCccatcgtttttttttttaccattttcatCTCAATTCAGTGATTCGCGCACCATTAATTAGTCGCTGCAGTAATCAACCACAGTCTAATCCATATACCTTGTATCACtaatgaataataattattcTTAGACTAACTTAAATTACACGGGACGCATTTTCTCTGTTGCTTTTATAGGTTTAGCTTTTTAATGGTAACATTTCCCAACTTGGGTTCAAATGGTTttacggaaaaaaaaaaacaagtaggAAAAATTCTAAGTCTTTTTCGAATACTTTCCCAGGTCCGGTAGCTTGGATCCTATAAGCATCCGTTCGATATAAAAAACAATGAGATGAAATTATATGCATAACACATTGTGAATTGTGATTGAAGTTGCTTGTCCATAAATATCGATCCGCCCCTATAGGAGGACCGAACAAGTGATAATGCCAAAAAAAACTACTGCAAGTGGGGAAAAATGACCACCAAAGCAAAAGGCAAGCACTGCAGTTACTTGCCCGTAACGGAAGCCAAGGCAGAGACAGAAGCTGACCACCAGCTAATGCGTGACACTGAAAGTGGATGGAGCTCGGTATCAAAAGGATAATGAAAATGACATGAATATGGGTGAGACCTGAGACTGATCCTTCAAACTTATAGCTACAAGCATTGGCTCTTAGGAATTAGGATGCCTGCTAGTCCAATGGTAGCTGGCAAGATCTGGCCTGTGTCCACAAGTAGTTAACATTTAGGGATAAATTTTAGGTCTAATCTGGTACAGTCACGACTTTAAAACCCACGTTTACAATATCTAAGGAATACGACACCAATGTGGTGATTTGCTAGACAGTTTTGCTTTACGGCGGGGTAGATTGAATCCTGAAGAAAAAGGGGCGGAGAGGGTGTCTGCAAACAGTTTATAGGCGCATCAATTTGAATTCCACACGACATATCTTCCACGATAGCAGCCTCTCAGTTTGTTGCTTCTCACAACAAGATCTAgagttcccatgtttgaaaACTTATTATTCCGCTGTCCTTTGTCGGTGCCTAGACGACGCGGGGGTCTTTTTGATTTCcgttttttttaggaatttaatttaattccatAATTTGTAtctgaaaaaaaggaaaaagaaagaaaggaattcCAATTATCCAACTCATTCAATTTGGTAGGGTCTAGTCCTTGTATGAGCCCTATCTTGTCCTTTTACGAGCCCTAGAGGTCAAAACACTCCGTCTTCGAATGCAGCGGATCCttcgtttttatttttattttcacgcAACATGCTGCCATTTGCGTGCAACATGTTGCTGAATCGATTTCTGCAGAAACTTGCGGACGTGATGGagacatttttcatttttgtgctTGAATCATGGCATCTCATGGGGCTCGCCGCTTGCTTGAAGAAGTTTAAAGAATAGTTGAGCGGTTAAGTAGAGAAATGGGAATAACAGAGGGGGGAAATAAGTGACCCACTGGCAACATCACAATGCGTTCCATGTGGGGTACTGCCCATGAGGAAGCTTTGGATAGGATTTTAGAAAGCATattgaagaggaaaaaaaaaagaggaggaTGGGCGGCCTATAACTGCCAGCTAATCGGCGTATTTCCCATTTTCAACATCTGCATTCACATTCCTACACTATCACTTGTAGTTTCAAATCATTTCTTgatttcatataatatattttcttcctCCACTTTCTTGATtcccaaacaaaaaacaatcaaaGCTTTCATGCCTAGCACCCACCCACAAATGGGCCACACTCTCAGTCCGTACCATGGCCCGGACAGTAGGTGTACCCTTTACACATAAGCCGCCCCTTCCCCACACCCACAATCACTTGCATAAATTCTCACCACCAGCCCTTCACAAACTGCCCCAACATCACCATCATTTTCTTCACAACCCAATTCCCTCCTCCTCCCACCGCCACCACCTCCGCTTCGGTGTCTCATGAGACAAGAAAGAGGATCCACAACAGCTAGTTTCAGCGATGGAGAGCCCAGATTTTTCGCCACCCCACTCCGACCCCTCCAGGCCGTCCTTAGGCTTCCCTCTCGGCACCGCTCTTCTTCTGATCATCATATTCAGCTTGAGCGGAATCTTCTCCTGCTGCTACCATTGGGACAAACTCCGATCCCTCCGCCGATCCTTCTCAGATGACAGGGACCCTGAAGCAGATGTCCAAGAATCTCCCTCAAAAACCAAACCCGAATATACggtaaattttccaaatttgaatttaaattatcgACAGATTATAGATTTTTGCTTAGTTATTACTTGCACTTTACTTAATTAACTGACAATTTCCTCTTTCTGTGGTTGTTGTTCATCAGGGTTTAAAGCAGAACCTGAGCCAAAGCATGCCAGTACTAATGCCTGGAGATCAGATTCCAAAGTTCATAGCATTGCCATGTCCCTGCGAGCCTCCAAGAGCCGAGAAGATCGTTGTACAGGTGCAGAAGCCACCCTCTAAGCCACCTCGTTTTCCAGTTCCTTTGTATTAGCAAA
Above is a genomic segment from Vitis riparia cultivar Riparia Gloire de Montpellier isolate 1030 chromosome 7, EGFV_Vit.rip_1.0, whole genome shotgun sequence containing:
- the LOC117918778 gene encoding uncharacterized protein At5g65660, with the translated sequence MESPDFSPPHSDPSRPSLGFPLGTALLLIIIFSLSGIFSCCYHWDKLRSLRRSFSDDRDPEADVQESPSKTKPEYTGLKQNLSQSMPVLMPGDQIPKFIALPCPCEPPRAEKIVVQVQKPPSKPPRFPVPLY